In the Arachis ipaensis cultivar K30076 chromosome B04, Araip1.1, whole genome shotgun sequence genome, taataaaataaaaaataatgacatgagaaagaagaagaagtacgtACAGTCAAAGGAAGAAAGGAAGAGAAGATAAAGAGGATGGTAGTCGGGTGGAAGAGCATGTAAAGTAGAGAAGAGAAAATGACCGTGTGTATGTTTATTTCTTTATTAATGTGGAGGGAaaatttttagaattattttatttgattgacTTTTGATATTCCAACATCAAAGATTAAAGATATTACAGTCTCAGGCCGGCCTGACAGGCCCAACAGGCTATTTCAAAAGCCTAGACTTTTTCAATAGCATGAGCCTGGGCCTATTTCCTATCAGGCCAGGCCAGGCTGTAGACCCCTGGTAGGCCGCCTGGCCTATTTCCACCCCTACATACAGCGCTGGCGACGTACTAGCAGCAATACTATTGGGAGTCATTGGAGGAGTTCTTGGAATTAATAAGTAATTGATTATCAAGTTATTTCTTTTGGTCTTAGAAAGCATGAAACTCAAAGCATCTCAGCTCCATTGATAAAAGATTATATgttgaatttatatatttgaaattatatataggtcttttaataatttatttagtatttaattaaatcggttgaaCTTCGATTGAATTCCGGTCAAACCAACGAACCAATAAATTAGTAATCTTAtcggtttattgaccggtccggttctcgcaacttTGATTTTCATAAAGACTAGAGACTTTGTTTTGAAGTTCTATTTGATTAACTTTGATCAAAGAAGTTTATTTTGGGGCTCTTTAGTGAATTGAAAGCAATGGAAGTGATTGTTTTAAGAATAAACAATTATGATGTTCCAATTAAGATTTTGATTGAAAGATAGAGTGATTTTGAGTCTTTTTGGAGAGTTTTAAACTTAAAATAGAAATGAAGTTAGTTTGATAACTTGGTTAAAGAAAAATGAGTTTTATTTGAGTAATTCTAACTAAAGAGTTGTGTTTTgaggattttaaatgaatttaaaataatgaaattaatttGTGGCTTTAGTTATTAGATTTTGAATAACAACAAAAAGAGTAAACAAGTAATTAAATTTAACTTGGAAAGagatttaattatttagttgAAGATttaaaaagttaattaattattaattcaagGGTTGAGAATATGAGGTGTGATTATGACGTTTTGATAGAGCTAAACATAagagttgaaaaaaaaaagttatttaaagAATATGATGACAAGATTATGATTTCTAAGAGTCATGGAATAAATGTTAAGTATCTTTAGGTCTATCTAGGGATGGCAAAATTTTTCGAGACGTAGGGATCTCTGCGGGGACTGTCCCGAATGGGATCCGATTGTGGAGAATTTTTTCcgcggggatggggatgggggacaaaatttcACCGAAGCAGGCGCGGAGACCTGAGCAgggatccccgccccgtccccgctattccccgaaatttatgaattccttgaattatccttaatagtttatttctcatatatttttttagacatttctcacacacacatatatatatatagaaacccaaaactcctaatctttatttgcataacccttcttcaattcagagattcCTAAGGCAGTCCATACTTCATCCAACCTCTCTGTAGCCACCCCCTTgtcacccttctcaccgcatcgtcacacctcaccgtgccatcacccttatcgctagtgacggacccagaaaaaTTTAGTTGTGGgggcaaaaatataataaaatttaggtatagatatatttttttgttcCTACGATACCCAACAAATTAAGGATTAATtatcaaaaatttgaatttcatttaaaaGAGCCAATGAGTTACTATATATACGAGACGAAATTCGAACTCACAACACTTGCTTAAGTGGACGACTAAGCTAATATAACTTAATTTAATTATCAgctaattaactaatataataaaattaattatcactttttttgagtttatttatttatttaattttttattttatgctaaatcaaatttaataatataattattattaaatgttaagtttaacaaaatattttttttaacataaaacataaaaaaatatttatattttattttaaaacatatatatatatattagtgttTCTTTTAAACCTTGTGGGGCAAATGCCCCCTCTTCCATCAATGTAGGTCCGTCCCTGCTTACCACGTCGTAATTTTTTTATGGTGTTTCTTTTCGTAATTTtgccgtcgtgtccattctcctctctgttgccGCGTCTCCCACCTCGTTTACTACTTTGTCCTTTGGCTCGTCGTTGCGTCCCattgcgttatttcgaaagaagtcaccatcgtgtcatttagactttttgtataaaatcttgcagtttttgtataagatagatacttgcagctctattcatatggaaattaataattagttagaactattatgtacATGGGGAATGGGGTCCCCGAGGGGAATAGGGCCCCGTGGGaaatggggatggggagcaatattcccCCACGGCGGGGAATGGGGCGGGAATAGTAAGCAAATctgagggcggggatggggagcaaggAGGCATccccgcccccgccctgccccattgacatccctaggTCTATCCTAAATGGAACTTGAGAATCTTAAAAGTTTGGTTTGTTAGCTTTTAAAGTGACTAATTAAAGAAAGATATGACGAGATTGAATGAGAaaaaattgagattgattatcgaTGATGTGTTTGAGTTAGCTTGAGGTTAACTATGAATGATTATGTGTATGAGTTAGTTTATTTGCAACCTTGACCTCGAGTTTAGGGTATTATGTTGGACGCTTCATACTTGCAAACCGTATGCAACGGTCTAAGCCCAAGCCAGTGAATATTAAACATTAATGCGAAATTACGGATTTGGGGTTccgtttctattttttattttgtgaatttttttaaaattaaaaatatttttatttttgggatATATTCGAATTCCGATCTAATCCTATTCACAAATGTACGAATTGGATCGGATGAGATCCaaacacaaaaaatataaatattaaattcgatccgatccgattcgTATGCAACCTAATAAAAGCCATTTTTTCCCCTATCAATTCTCGTTCTCTCCAATTTTTTTGTTTACACTCTCGATCTtagtttatactttttttttccccTATCTTAGTTTATCCTTTATAGTCAAAAAACAGCTTCATTCATTTCACCAATTTTTTTTCCAAACCTAACAACTTTCATTTCATCCCGTTTTGTCCACGCAGCTAATGATGCACGTTGCAGAAACGATTTTTTGGTCTGGAAAATTCCAAAATTGCCCACGCAGTAAACTCTCCAAACTTTACCACACTTAAGCTTAATCCACTGCTACTGCATCCAGAGATTTGCCTTGCCACCTGTCATCACATCATTGGTCATTCAAATTTCAGTCACTCTTAGCCACCCGATCCCGTACCACCATAAAAGTACCCTTGATATTTTATCGAATAATCAAACGAATCCGGGCTTATATATACTCCCAAAATATTACGAGGTTGGAATCAAGCAATCACCTTCAATCCACGTTCCAATTTACTTTGTCATCATCATGAATACTCTTTTCTTCATTATCTTCTTTTGCTTATGCATTCAAACCCATGCATCAGCTTCTTCGAATTCTTCCAAATCAAACACACTGTTTCCAAAAGAAGCTCACCCCACAAAATCAGGTTACCTTTCTGTCAGCAAAACCTCTTCTTCCGCCTTCTTCTACACTTTCTATGAAGCTCAGAACTCGACCTTGCCTCTCTCCAAAACCCCGCTTCTCATTTGGCTCCAAGGTGGCCCTGGAAGCTCCTCGATGATTGGCAGCCTCTATGCAGTTGGACCATGGCGTATCACAGAATCCATCACCTTTGAACCCAACCCTGGTGCTTGGAACAAGTTCTTTGGCGTTCTCTTTCTTGATAACCCCATTGGCACTGGATTCAGTATAGCCTCATCACCGCAAGAGATCCCAACGAATCAAGAAGGTATTGCCAAACACCTTTATGTTGCTCTTACAAGGTTTCTTCAACTTGATCCTGTTTACAAACACCGCCCTATTTATATTGTTGGCCAAAGTTATGGAGGAAAGTATGCGTCTACAACTGGAAATTACATATTGAAAAGAAATGCACAGTTGCATGCTTCTAAAAGAGTGAATCTTGTTGGTGTGGCTATTGGGAATGGAATAATTGAGGCAGTGACCCAATCACGCACGCATCCGGCTAATGCTTATTATGAGGGTCTAATCAATGAGAGGCAAAAGAGTGAGTTGGAGAAGGATCAACTGGAAGTAGTTAGGTTGGCACAGATTCAGCATTGGAGTGAAGCAACGATTGCATGGCGAAGACTCCAGGGGAAGTTGCAAAACATGTCAGGGCTGGCTACTTTGTATGATTACACAAGGAAAGATCATCCTTATCACTATCAAGATTGGGTTACTCAATTCTTGAATATAGCTGAAGTGAAGAAGGCATTGGGCGTGAATGAACCTCAAGTGTTTAAATCGAGCAGCAGTAATGTTGGGGAAGCATTGCTAGGAGATATAATGAAGAGTGTGAAGTTTATGGTGGAGGAGTTGTTGAAGAGCAACACTATTAGGGTGTTGTTGTACCAAGGTCAACTTGATTTGGTCGCTGGTCCGGTTCAAACTGCGGCATGGGTGAATACTATGAAATGGGAAGGGATTGAGGAGTATGTGAATGCAGAGAGGAAGATATGGAGGGTGAATGGAGAGCTTGCTGGCTATGTCCAACAATGGAAGTCACTCACCAATGTTGTTGTCTTGGGTGGTGGCCATCTTATGCCTGCTGACCAGCCTGTTAATGCTCAGACAATGATACAAGATTGGGTCTTGCAAAGGGGTTTGTATCAAAATGTGTAACAAAAACATGTACCTAAAAATTGTTGTTGTATTGAAAAggaaaaattataaatagataaatgaataattcaagttaccccttaaaaataatttgttgacctttaaattaattatatcccGCAGTATTTTAGACTTCTTTTGTGTATTCAAGTATTATTACTACGAAGgcaagttataactcaaatgatataatctctccatactcaattaagaagttgcgaGTTCGAATCTCtgcataattaattaatatatatatattcaagttATTTAACTAATCGAGTAGCTTTCACTTAATTCACCCTTCACGCGCTATTACTTATAACAAACTTTTAACTTAACACGCAAATGTATATAACTGCCTTTTTCATGTggattttgttttttttcttgaattttttcaGCATTTTCTGCGTCTTTACATTCTGTTTCATCTCTGCATTCTTTGCGTTTCTCTTCCTTCTTTATGTTCTTTTCGTTCAAGTTTAATGCTCTTTTATCTAATTTGAAGATTTGAATCAAAGTTTTTGAAATCAAGCTGTGAAATCAAGTTTGAACAGGTATGTCGTTATCgaagataatgaatgattcaagttcaGACTGTCAATTGAACCAAAGTAAAgtggattattgttttgaattgaaCTAAGTAGCTGAAGTCTGGTTCGATTCTAGTTACTGTagttcgttagtagtttatgattctgtaggtgaataaagTTGTTTTTCTCTTTGAAAATTGCtggtttgaattgaatgaaaGGCAGGAGTTCTGAATCTGAATTATTATTGTGATGAATCTGTCTCATTCTTATTTTGGTgtatttctatttaaaaattgGTGTATTTTGGTAATCTTGCGGTGTGTTTTTAGGTTTAGACTTTCAATTGAACCAAGCCGAATTGTATTATTGTTTTAAATCGAATCAAGTGGTAAGGTTAGTTTGAATCTAGGTAATGTAGTTTGTTAgttgtttatgattctgtagttgaataattttatttttgtttgtgaaaattattgttaatagttgatggtttgaatttgaatgtaatgtacaagttttgaatctgattttattattttgatgaatttatTTTGTTCAAAGTTTCGGAGTATTTTAGATTCTAATATGGTGTGATGGTTATCAGTGCCTAAGAAAAGGGGGAGTTGAATCTTAGCTACTTCTTCTGCTGaatattgctttttctttctcaagAGAACTTAGGAGATATTTTCACTTTTCTCTCGTGGTCAACTGAGAGACATTTTCATTTTTGTCTCCTTAGTAACAGAAACAAAAAAGTAGAAGGGAAGAAAAAATAACACCCatatgtatcctggttcagctacaaggtgcaatgtagcctacatccagtctccatcacaatagtgacggaatttcactatctttaacaaattacaaacaccaattccttccctaggatctacccaatcctatctgggacaaatccagattctaacccCAACTTGAATTTGACTAGACCTTAATCTAGCTTtcaactgcaaagtgctaacccaacttgtaagggaatCTCCACAGGATCATGACATAAAAcagaaagatgtacaaagaaCCTCTGAGACATCTTATGACTTTTTCTCACTGTTTTAACTCACTGCCGTTTAcctctcattggctttttcttacaaacctcgccatgtttgccttttacaatgagactcagacagatccaaactgagaaaaagaaaatacaaaataaactacatgaaggagaagaactctaacagcttgggtagctatgagagtgAACTCTATGCTTTTCACTTACTCTCCTTGCCTTCAACCCTTGGCCattcacccttaatatagaagggtgaaacttccaaggttgaaacaagTTCAACCCTCACAATAACTTCTTCTCAAATATCAGAGTAGCAGCGGCTACAACAGAGGAGAGAGAGGACCGAGGCTGTTGCATGCATGCTCAcctcttctctctcatcctttttcttcaaaCTTCTTCAATCTTGACCATTGAGCTTGTCTTTGGCCCCAAGTTTTGATTTTGACCGTCGATGTGCCTCTGAACCATATAGGCTTCACGTTCTCCATTGTTACCTCTTCCATGCTTGAGACCTTGAAGATTTCTTCTTTGATCCTCGGTGTAGCACAAAggaggaaaaaaaattttttgttgtgTTTCACCAAGATAGATTTACTTCTTGACTGAAGCCTTCTTTCTTGCTTTGATTTATCTTCAAAATCTGATCTCTGAACcttccattttcttctttttttttcttggatgAACACGTGATGTGACTGAAgcaagagagaggagggagaagagAGAAACTTTCGATAAAAGCTttgaatgaaattaaattaaattgaattctaaGTTCCAATTACCAAGGGATGGAGTAACCGAAGAATGCTTTGAGAACCTTGGGTTTCTTTTTCTGAATCATCCATTTTGGTTCATGGGCTTGTGATTTGGACTTGTCTATTCTTCCTTAGTCTCAAGGTTCAGCCACTTGTTGTGAAATAATTTTTGCACAGGGCTGAATTTATTTAATGATCAAGTTGGGCTTGTTGAACTTAGGCCACTATGAAAATTAAGTTGCTTTTCTTGCACACTCACTAAATTCATCAAACAAACAATTGAAAACAATTTATTAAACActttttaataatgtttattcATCATATTAAACTAATATAAGTTTTTCAAACCCAACAGTCTCCCCCttaatgacaaacattattaaaacttAATTGAAAATATTAGGATAGAGTACTTCCCTTTGAAGATTCGCAGATTTCTCCCTTTTTTCTTATGTTCAATAAGCTCCCCATCAATATGTGCTTGATTAACCTGATTAACACACATATTCATAGAAACAATGCCTATATACAAGCTCTAAAAAATTCCTAAAGGatgattaaaatttcaaaaattggagCTTTTTAATACAAAGCCATTTTTCCACAAGTCAAAGCACACAGAATTATTTAAGAACAGGGGTTAATGATGCTCCATAAGCCAAACTGCCCATATACATTTGAGCAAAAAATACTTttgtcaaaacaatcaaagctcaAAACTGAAATCAATCCATTAAAACAGAGAGCTCAAAATAGAGCCAAATTAGAGCATCAATAAGAGCCAATAACAGGGCAGtaaaaaaacagagcaccaataACAAAAACAGAGCATCAATAGTAAAACAAAAAACTGTTTAAATTCAGTcccttttctcccccttttgtcatcaaggagggacACCTGCAAGTAAAATAGATCAAGCAATGCAGTCCAAAATGATAATTCATGCATAACAAAGAAATAGTACCAAAGTTAAGTTAGTTACAGTCATCCAACATAAATCAAAGTTCAAGACAAAAAAAAAGTCCATAGTTTCAAATTCAGAGAGAGCAAAATAAGGAATAGTCAACCACAGCAGCAGGGAGCAAACTAGGCATCAGAGGTCTCTTCATCAGATTCCAAAACATTATCTTCTTTCTCGGAGGGAGCCATGTCCTCATTAACGGAATCCAAATGCTTTAAGAGCAAGTTTACCCTTTCATGAGATTTTAGCCAAGCCTTTTCATTTTGCAATGCAAGCTTTCTAGCTTCTTTGCTGGGTTTTACCATTTGCTTGAACATGGTAGCAAACTCCAAGAGAACATCTTTAATCATTCCAGAGAAGAGATATTTGTAGGAATCAGATGTTCCAGCAACAGAGGGAGATGGAAGACTTTCATCCTAACTTTCAGACAAGGCTGGagcctggtgcacaaaattgtgatcatcaacaatggcgccaaagacttggagctctcaaacgtgaatcacactttgtcacaattccgcacaactaaccagcaagtgcactgggtcgtccaagtaataccttacgtgagtaagggtcgatcccacggagattgtcggcttgaagcaagctatggtcatcttgtaaacctcagtcaggcagattcaaatggttatggagaattgataattataaaatagaataaagatagagatacttatgtaattcattggtaggaatttcagataaccgTATGAAGATacgttgttccttctgaacctctgctttcctattgccttcttccaaccattcatactcccttccatggcaagctttatgttgggcatcaccgttgtcaatggctacttcccgtcctctcagtgaaaatattccaaatgcgctgtcaccgcacggctaatcatctgtcggttctcgatcatgtgggaataggatccattgatctttttgcgtctgtcacatgcccaacaatcgcgagtttgaagctagtcacagtcatcccttcccagatcctactcggaataccacagacaaggtttagactttccggatctcaagaatgaccgtcaataattctagcctataccacgaaggttccaatcttagattagaaacccaagaga is a window encoding:
- the LOC107639308 gene encoding serine carboxypeptidase-like 50; the protein is MNTLFFIIFFCLCIQTHASASSNSSKSNTLFPKEAHPTKSGYLSVSKTSSSAFFYTFYEAQNSTLPLSKTPLLIWLQGGPGSSSMIGSLYAVGPWRITESITFEPNPGAWNKFFGVLFLDNPIGTGFSIASSPQEIPTNQEGIAKHLYVALTRFLQLDPVYKHRPIYIVGQSYGGKYASTTGNYILKRNAQLHASKRVNLVGVAIGNGIIEAVTQSRTHPANAYYEGLINERQKSELEKDQLEVVRLAQIQHWSEATIAWRRLQGKLQNMSGLATLYDYTRKDHPYHYQDWVTQFLNIAEVKKALGVNEPQVFKSSSSNVGEALLGDIMKSVKFMVEELLKSNTIRVLLYQGQLDLVAGPVQTAAWVNTMKWEGIEEYVNAERKIWRVNGELAGYVQQWKSLTNVVVLGGGHLMPADQPVNAQTMIQDWVLQRGLYQNV